CCGGCGTTTGTAAAATCATTCTCGGAATTATTAAACTCAATTTCCAATATTCCATTATTTCATAATTCCGCAAAGCCCCATGAAGAAAATCTGCTTAATGCGCTGAAGAATCTCCTCTCTTCCGTTCCCGATACAAATCTTCTTGATACTTTTGCTGCAAAACCCGGGCTCGATATCTCCACGGTATCCGATGAATCCTTCGAGAATGTTGAAGTCGACGAATCCCAGCTTCCTCTTCACAAACGCGCCCTGGCTCTCATGAAATCAGAAAAAATCTCATATAAAGATGCTGTGCTGAAGCTTTCAAATAATATTTAAGGAAAATTTAAGATGAGTACTCAAGCACTTCGCCGTATAGTTGATCCTGTCCTTACAAACATTGCGCGCGGTTATACCAACGCAGATCATGTAGGCCTAAACCTTGCTCCAATTGTCCCTGTTGTTAAAGAAGGGGGTAAAATCCCTCTCTTCACAAAAGAATCTTTCAAGGTTTACAATACAGAGCGTGCAATCCGCGCTAAATCAAACCGTATCAGTCCCGATATTCATACATCAGTCGATTATGTCCTTGCAGAGCACGATCTCGAATATCCGCTAGACTACCGTGAAATCGACGAGGATATCTACAACCTCCGCCTCCACGCCACTCAGGTAGTCACGGATGGAATCTCGCTTCGTATGGAGAAAATGATTGCGGATCTGGTCCAGGACCTAACTACATATCCTTCAGGCAATAAAGTCACTCTCGGATCAGCGGATAAGTTTACAAATGTAACAAGCAATCCGGTCGCTGTTTTTGAATCAGCCAAAGAGGCCATCCGCGGTAAAATTGCCAAGCGTCCTAATTTCTGTGTCATTGGAGCGGTTGCGTACAATGCTCTAAAAGTTCATCCTGCAATTCTCGATAAAATCAAATACACTCAAAATGCAGTCATTACAATTGAGCTCCTTCGCCAGCTGTTGGACTTTGAAAACCTTCTGGTAGGTGATGCAGTCTACGCTGCAGACGACGGCACCTTTCAGGATATCTGGAGAGATAATGTAATCCTCGCATATGTGCAGAGAGAAATTTCTGATATTCCTCGCAACTATTATGAACCTGCTTTTGCATATACGCTCCGTAAGAAAAACAATCCTTTTGTGGATACATATACTGAAGGCGGTAAAATTGAAGTGATTAGAAATACAGATCATTTTGTCGCTAAAATCGTCGGCCCCGATGCCGGTTTCTTAATCAACGATACTAATTAAAAAATATTTAATGATTTATTTGGCATCAAATACTTGGCTCTGAAAATGATTTATAATTTCTTGTACCTAAAAATAATTGCGTCTGCCTACCGGAAGGCAAGGTTAAAAAATTATGCGAAGTAAAGTGTTAAACGGAAAATTTTGTCTGACGACTCCCGCTTACAAAATATTATCTAATAAAGAGCGGGGGAGGAGTTTATTTTCCGTAACGGAACGAAGCATAATTTTAGCAATTATTTTTCAGTACATGTTCTTTTGTTTCTTTTCTTGCGTCAAGAAAAGAAAAAGTTATATCAATCCTTATCCTCATCTTTTTGTTGTCATCAAAGAAGGAGGAAACATATGCTTTTCAGAATAATCAACACCGACCTC
The sequence above is drawn from the Melioribacteraceae bacterium genome and encodes:
- a CDS encoding major capsid protein, which produces MSTQALRRIVDPVLTNIARGYTNADHVGLNLAPIVPVVKEGGKIPLFTKESFKVYNTERAIRAKSNRISPDIHTSVDYVLAEHDLEYPLDYREIDEDIYNLRLHATQVVTDGISLRMEKMIADLVQDLTTYPSGNKVTLGSADKFTNVTSNPVAVFESAKEAIRGKIAKRPNFCVIGAVAYNALKVHPAILDKIKYTQNAVITIELLRQLLDFENLLVGDAVYAADDGTFQDIWRDNVILAYVQREISDIPRNYYEPAFAYTLRKKNNPFVDTYTEGGKIEVIRNTDHFVAKIVGPDAGFLINDTN